The DNA region GCCATGTCCAGGCTCTCAGACTGGGAGGCAGGTCACTTCCTTCCCTCATCAAGCATGTACGATAAAGGGGAGAATACCTGCCATTCAAGAAGTGGTCCATTTGCCAGTGTATCTAGAAAGATCCCAAGTTGATGTATTCCTGTTTCaaataggggaaaaaaacagaACTTTATCAATGGCACAGTCTATGTGCTATGTCCTTGCACTCGTTCCAATGTCTTTGTATGGATTTCTTTGTTCAGCTCATGATCCACTATGAATCCTGgagtttttccttctctcccactCTCTTCCAGCTATTCCTTATCTTAGTCTCTGTTCCTATGGGCCTCTGAATGCAACCCACCAAGAACTTCACGTAGCTAATTCTCATCCTATTAGTTCCTGATGATGTTTCTAGGAATCACAATCATGATGGATTCTGCTTGTGTTCTGGAAAGAGCTGGATAACTTTCTCAGCCACCTGGGCACACCCTGGAACCAAATGATCAGGCCGCGGAAAGCACTATTTCAGATTACTTATAAATCAGATGATATTGAGTCTTGAAATAAGCCCTGAAGAATGGCTCTAGTTATAGCCTCAGAGGCTGATCAACTACTTGTATTCTTTAACAATTGCCAACAAATGCTAGATAGAATGGTAGTTTGTGGAAAGACTTTGAGAAACGTAGCCTGTGctaaaaaagaaggcagaaatgtAAAAAAGGAAAAGTCTGTCAAGTTCACCATTTCATCCTCCCTACTAATGCCACTTTCATCTAACAACCTCTGTCTCGCAGATACCTAAATTGAGTCCCAATCTTATTCTCCAGACACTGGCAAATAATTCTTgctatagatgttgttgttgttgttaggtgccgtcgagttggttccgaatcatagcgaccctatgcacaacacaacgaaacactgcctggtcctgtgccatccttacaatggttgttatgcttgagctcattgttgcagccactgtgtcaacccacctcgttgagggtcttcctcttttccgctgaccctgtactctgccaagcatgatgtccttctccagggactaatccctcctgacaacatgtccaaagtatgtaaggacgcagtctcgccattcttgcctctaaagagcattctggccgcattccttccaagacagatttgttcgttcttttggcagtccatggcatattcaatattcttcgcccacaccacaattcgaaggcgtcaactcttcttcggtcttccttattcattgtccagctttcacatgtatatgatgtgattgaaaataccatggcttgggtcaggcgcaccttagtcttcagggtgacatctttgctcttcaacactttgaagaggtcctttgcagcggatttacccaatgcaatgcgtcttttgattacttggctgctgcttccatggctgttgattgcaaatccaagtaaaatgaaatccttgacaacttcaatcttttctctgtttatcatgatgttgctcattggtccagttgtgaggatttttgttttctttatattgaggtataatccatactgaaggctgtggtctttgatcttcattagtaagcgcttcaagtcctcttcactttcagcaagtaaggctgtgtcatctgcgtaacgcaggttgttaatgagtcttcctccaatcctgttgccctgttcttcttcatgtagtccagcttctcgtattatttgctcagcatacagattaaataggtatggtgaaaggatacaaccccgatgcacacctttcctgactttaaaccaatcagtatcaccttgttctgcccgaacaactgcctcttgatctacataaaggttcctcgtgagcacaattaagtgttctggaattcccattcttcacagtgttatccatagtttgttatgatccacacagtcaaatgcctttgcataatcaataaaacacaagtaaacatccttctggtattctctgctttcagccaggatccatctgacatcagcaatgatatccctggttccgcgtcctcttctgaaacgagcctgaatttctggcagttccctgtcaatgtactgctgcagccgtttttgaatgatcttcagcaaaattttgcttgcatgtgatattaatgatatcgttctataatttccacgttcatttggatcacctttcttgggaataggcatagatatggatctcttccagtcagttggccagaaagccgtcttccatatttcttggcatagatgagtgagcacctccagtgctgcatcagttttgttgaaacatctcaattgatattccatcaattcctggagccttgtttttcaccagtgccttcagagcagcttggacttcttccttcagtaccatcggttcctgatcatatgccacctcttgaaatggttgaatattgaatgattcttttaggtataatgactctgtataatccttccatcttcttttgatgcttcctgcatcgtttaatattttccccatggaatccttcactattgcaactcgaggcttgaatttcttcctcagttctttcagtttgagaaacgccgagtgtgttcttcccttttggttttccatctccggctctttgcacatgtcattataatactttgtcttctcgagaggccctttgaaatcttctgttcagttcttttacttcatcaattcttccttttgctttactgctcgacactcaagagcaagtttcagagtctcctctgacacccatcttggtcttttctttctttcctgtcctttcagtgacctcttgctttcttcatggatgatgtccttgatgccattccacaactcatctggtcttcggtcactagtgttcagtgtgtcaaatctattcttgatatggtctctaaattcaggtgggatatactcaaggtcacggacttgctctgattttcttcaatttcagcttgaacatgcatatgagcaattgatggtctgttccacagtcagcccctagccttgttctgactgatgatattgagcttttccatcatctctttccacagatgtagtcaatttgatttctgtgtgttccatctggcaaggtccatgtgtatagttgccgtttatgttggtgaaagaaggtatctgcaatgaagaagtccttggtcttgcaaaattctatcattggttctctggcattgtttctatcaccaaggccatattttccaactactggtccctcttctttgtttccagctttcacattccattcGCCAGTAATTaccgatgcatcttgattgcatgttcgatcaatttcagactgcagcagctgataaaaatcttctatttcttcatctttggccctagaggttggtgcataaatttgaataatagtcgtattaactggccttccttgtaggcatatggatattatcctatcactgacagcgttgtacttcaggatagatcttgaaacgttcttttttgacgatgaatgcaacaccattcctcttcgagttgtcattcccagcatagtagactatatgattggtcaattcaaaatggccaataccagtccatttcagctcactaatgcctaggatatcgatgtttgtatgtgttccatttcatttttgacgatttccaattttcctagattcttacttcgtacattccaggttccgattattaatggatgtttgcagctgtttcttctcattttgagtcataccacatcagcaaatgaaggtcccgaaagctttactccatccacttcgttaaagtcaactctactttgaggaggcagctcttccccagtcatcttttgaatgccttccaacctggggggctcatcttccagcactatatcagacaatgttccgctgctattcataaggttttcactggctaatgcttttcagaagtagactgccgggtccttcttcctagtctgtcttagtctggaagctcagctgaaacctgtcctccatgggtgaccctgctggtatctgaataccagtggcatagctttcagcatcacatcaacatacaagtccccacagtatgacaaactgacagacacatgggggttgctATAGGTAtgccagataaataaaacaatagtTGATAATGTTTAAGGAAGGACACTTACAGGGATGCTGACTTTTAAAAAGAGATCTTaagatctttttgttttgttttgctgccaAAAGTCCTCTACCATACACAACCATTCCTCTGTCTACTTACTTTCAAACTCTAGCCACCTCAGCAATGGAGAGCCTCCCTTCAGGGAGTGATCACAGGTAGACACCTCTTCAACCTCATGAGGAAAATCAAACTCGCCTCACATGAACCAACTTAAGATTACTTGGCATGCTGACTCTGCTAAGTCACTGGCCGCTAGGAAATACTACATAAGCGGTAAGTACTCAGCCCATTTTGTGCAAATACCCACCGAGGTCTCTCTCAGAAATTTAAggtgttattcattcattcaataagtgtTTATTAAAGCTGGTTATCACAAGAAATATGTTCTAGGTGCTGTAGAAAATACTGATTAATAAAGAACTTTTTGACTCAAAGAGCAACAAATTAAAAGCAACTATAAAATACAGTCAAAGTAAACTAGATATCACAAGGTTATGGGAGGTACAGAGGAAAGACTCATTCATTCAGGAGAGAAGTTTTCATGGAGGAAATGCATGTACTGAGGAGTGTTTTAAAAGATAAATGGAATTTGAAAGGCTGTTAATTTCCAAGCTGAAAAGATGCCAAGTGCAAAAGCACAGGTGCATGACAATGGATAAGAAATCAAAGAATTGCAAGGAGCCTATTGTACCTAGAGTGCAGGGTGTGATGCAGGATATAATGAGAGATGAACCTGGAAATATCATTTGGGAACAGATCATTAATAACCTCAAATATCAAACCCTTACTAAGGAATTTTGATTTTTGCAGATATGAactgaattgttctttttttcattcatgaCAGTTGTTTTCTCTCACGtgtttcttctttcctgtttatTAATCCAAATACATTAAAACCTGGAAAGTCTGTGTAAGGGAGGAacctgacagagaaggaaaactcaaatactagAAAGCAATAccaaagtggtaaggctgcaccctaTCAAAGGCGGAACAcatgtgagacctggaaaaaaagACATTCCCTTCaacttccagctctcacaggtttcactgtactagtTAAAAGCATCAAATATTCAGGTAATGTTGTAGCAGCAATAGAGTTTCCATGCATTTAAGCCAGTTTACCTCAGAATATGTACCTGATAGTATATGCCTAAGTTAAGCAGAAAGGGTACCTCCATGAAATATGAACTATTTAGGGATGAAGACCCAATATTggaaaaaaagataagaataaaAGGGATTGAAAGCAGATTTTCTTAGGGGCAAAGAGTTAGTTGAGGAATCAGGAGTAAGAGTTTAGTTAAGAAAGATAAGTAtggttaatttttgtttttgagccTGACTCAGTCCATCCTAGCTATGACTACTTCCTCCTCTAGCACACAGATAGAACAggaaccaaaaatgaaatgggtccCAGCAGGGGCTCAGCAAATCCAGCctgagtagtcagtggtggtaagaAATACctttcacagaaataaaagatttctttAGGCCAAAATGCAACACTCAGCTGCCTTTCCTCTCAGTTCCAGGCTGCCCTTAGATGCCCAGAGTATCATAATCCTGATACTAAACACCTCTGATTGACCATCCCCAGCCAAGGTCAAGAAACCATGGGGAACAGCACCACTGTCACTGAATTTGTCCTGCTGGGGCTCTCAGATGCCTCTGAGCTGCAGATGCTCCTCTTCCTGGGGTTTCTCCTGACCTACCTCCTCACTCTGCTGGGGAATCTCCTCATTGTGGTCATCACCCTCATGGACAGACGCCTCCACACCGCCATGTACTACTTCCTCAGCAACCTTGCTGTCCTGGAGATCTGGTTCACCTCAGTCATTTTTCCCAAGATGCTGAACAATATCTTGACTGGAAGTAAGACCATCTCCCTCTCAGGATGTTTCCTACAGAGTTTCCTCTATTTCTTCCTGGGCACCACAGAGTTTTATCTCCTGGCAGTGATGTCTTTTGACAggtatgtggccatctgtaaccccTTACGCTATGCCACCATCATGAGCAAAAGAGTCTGTGTCCAGTTGGTCCTTTGTTCATGGATGGCAGGATTCCTTCTCATCATTGTTCCTAGTTCAATCACAATTCAGCAGCCTTTCTGTGGTCCCAATATCAttaatcatttcttctgtgacaaCTTTCCTGTCCTAAAACTCATATGTACAGACACAAGTCTGATAGAGCTTCTGGGCTTTATTGCAGCCAACTTCAGCTTACTGGGCACTCTCTCTGTGACAGCCACCTGCTATGGCCACATCCTCTACACCATCCTGCACATTCCCTCAGCCAAGGAGAGGCAGAAAGCCTTCTCAACCTGCTCCTCCCACATCACTGTTGTAGCTCTCGTCTATGGCAGCTGCATCTTCATGTATATCCGCTTGGGCAAGGGTGGCCAGGAGGTGGACAGGAACAAAGTAGTGGCCTTGCTCAACACTGTGGTGACCCCGATGGTCAACCCCTTCATCTACACCCTGAGGAATAAACAGGTGAAGCAGGTGTTGAGGGAGAAGGTGAGCAAGCTCCTCTCATAAAGCTGTGGAACAAAAAGGCTGAGGATAATGTTCCCAGACAAGCTAGGGGAATATCAGACCCCTGCAAGAAATTCAGCCTTATCTTTCAGAAAAAGCTCTGATGACATTTCCACTTGGTAGAAATTGTGCCAGCCAAAATGTAACTCAGCATAAACTCAAAAGCTCTCTTGCTCCTCATGGCATTTTTATTAAATACCAAATTTGAATATTTACGGTCATTCTTCCTGTGTATGCCTGGGTTCTCAGCAGAATACAAGCTCTTTGAGGGCATAAACCAGCTCTGTATTTCACTATAAGTCGCAAGCTTCAGGACATTGACATAGATCACATGGATATTCAATAAACACTTGCAGACTTATTAATTGCTTTGTGTCTTCAGCACCCtcaaaggaaaggagaagaataCTCTGTGCAGCTCTCATTTCACACCTAAACCATAGTCCTGTCACAGAAATGTATCAGCAAGAATTCAAAGAAATACTAAGGATGACTGATTATTATTTTGCATCTAACCTACTTATACTTTTTGAGTACTTTTGAGTATTAAAATTCATACAAGAGCAAAGGCTCTCCCACCTAATAGTTCTATTAGCTTAAATAAGACACTGAAATTTTCTGGTCCCCAGTTTCCTCTTCTTTGATCAAATGGGAATGACAATACCCATTCCAAAGGATTAGTATGAAAGTCAAATGAGATATTCTATACAAAGTGCCTTACAGAGTGACTGGCATATAATAGGTCTTCAACAAATGTTAGTTCCTTCCTCCAATTCTCATCCTACCTTCACTTTCTTATTTTTGACTCTCACATCagttacaaacaaaagcattttcaaagaccttatatttaaaatgttattttaaatctCATATAAAGTCAAATAGAGTATCCAGACTATTGCAATTCATCATTAAATGTTCACTATTGATCAagataaagatgaagaaattcatattggtaaatgaaaaaatattaaataaataaccaaattaGTTAACGCATGCATTTAATCCaacctaaagttttttttttgggttttgaatTATTACACAAATGCCATGTTCAAGGAGATGTACTATATGGTCTGGGAAAAATACATAATCCATGctgttgaaaatttttaaatatgataCGGAAGGTAGAAAGTACACAAATAACTATAATTCAGGGTAGAAAATgatccaaaaaacaaaagaaaatgatacGTGTAAGAAAATATCATGTGTAACTAACtcttcaaaacaaataaaaaaattgaaatggatGACTTCCCAGAAAAAGAGAGTTTTCAGACACTGACCTAAGAGGAAATGAAAACTTGATTAGGCAAATTACTACAGAAGGATATAGAAATGTGACTAAATATCCTATAAACTCAAGGATTCTTAGGTCATCTTTGACtccattctttttcttaaacCTTGAACAAATTCCATGGGTTATAACTTCAAAATAAATACAGGACACCACTACTTCTTACCCCCCACCATCACTATGATCTTTATGTAtgctgccttccatttcctctaaTTTCTTCATTCCCCACCTGCCACCCCCATCCCACCCTACACTATAGCCCTGGAGGAGTTAGAAGTCACAAGTAAAGGGGACTAGAGAGGGTCTTGCAGAGTTCAGAGATGAAGCCAAAAACATGTACACTTTCTCTCTAAAAATTGCCTGCCTGAAATAGACCTGAGGTGGAGGAAGGcttaagttttgttgttgttttttattgtggtgaaaatatacacaacaaaacaaacaaaaaacctgttaccatcgagtggattttgactcatagcaaacctataggacaaagctgaactgccacagagggtttccaaggggtggctggtggatttgaacagctgacttcttggttagcacctgagttcttaaccactgcaccaccagagctccatacacAACAAAGTATATGATAATTCAGTAATTTCTGCCTGTATGGCTAAGTGATATTGATTGCAtgcttcaagttgtgtaaccattctcactatccttttctaaatcattctatcactattaacataaactcagtgcaaCCTAAGTAAAAACTCTTCCCTTCCCCCTTGTTCCCaccccttggtaaccactaaagaTTTTGGGTTTCTACATATTTGAcgaaataccaagtgagatgttttaacaaatggatgcaacactggaagccaCTCaatcatctacgccaagaaatttgaaagacaactaTCTAGCCAAATGactagaagagacccatatttgtatccattctaaagaaaggtgatccaatagaatgcagaaattatcaaacaatatcattaatgtctcacacaaataaaattttgctaaagataattcaaaaacagttgcagcagtacatcgacagggagctgccagaaattcaaactggattaagAAGAGGACCTGAAAGGAGCgccatcattgctgatgtcagaaggatctcggctgaaagcagagaatacgagaaagatgtctacctgtgttccACTGCCTATGCAAAgatgttcgactgtgtggattgaaACAAATTAGGGatgacattatgaagaatgggaattccagaacacttaattgtgctcatgtggaaactatacatagaccaagaggaagtcgttctaacagaacaaggggatactgcgtgatttaaaatcaggaaaggtgtgcatcagggttgtatcctttcgctatACTTATTGAAtttgtaaactgagcaaataatcagaaaagctgtactatattaagaagaacacagcatcaggattggagaaagactcattaacaaccttccatatgcagatgacacaaccttgcttgctgaaagtgaagaggaattgaagcacttactgatggagatcaaagactacagccttaagtatggattacacctcagcataaggaaaacgataatcctcacaattggaccaataaacaataccatgataaacagagaaaagattgaagttgtgaaggatttcattttacttggatccacaatcaacacccatggggaagcagcagtttagaaatcaaacactgtataaaggcaatgggcaaatctgctgcaaagaccaatttagagcattaaaaagcaaagatatcacattgtgaacaaaggtgtgcctgacccaagtggtagtattttcaattgcctcatatgcatgtgaaaattggacaataaataaggaaaaccaaagaagaattcatgcctttgaattatggtgttggtgaacaatactgaaaattccatggactgccagaagaatggacagatctgtcttggaagaagtgcagccacaaagctgcttagaagtgaggatgataagacttcatctcacatactttggatatgctatccagtccccagagaagaacatcatgcttggtaaagcagatgatCAGCAAAACAGCAGAAGGccataaatgagatggattgacacagtggttgcaatgatgggctcaagtacaGCAAAGGTTGGGAGCTTggggaaggaccaggcagtgttcacttctgttgttcatagggtatctatgaatcagaacctattcctcagcacctaacaacaacaacatagttaatGGACTAAGAAGACAAACTGGCCCTCAGAGCAGTGAAATGTTGACGTATTTTTGTTGAAAAGGATTAATAAACTACATTATGTTTATATTGAAAAGTTTGTTTATAACAATTTGGTGTATGTACTTATATTTCAATTCgcattatatataaatattgatTCCATTGATTTATAACACTATCTGATGCTAGGTAAAACAAATACTAATCCCAGTTCACAAACTCATGTGTGCAAGAAATATAAATTTCCTGATTTAATTTCACTACAGACTCCATTAACCTGATGGTGAAAATTAAATCTCATTTAACTCAGGGTTCTCCCACATGCACACTTCTTTCAGGGTGTGTGTAGGTTCCGAGAAGGATGGGAGGAGGCAAGCAGGCATCCAGTCCTTTGGCATTTATCCCCCTGGCATCCTCCCATTTGACCCCAAGTCATTAGTCCACAACAGGTAGCTGGAATATCACTCCTCATTCTCATCAATAAGAAACTGTCAGATTGGGCAGGTCTTCCTGCTACATCTATGTATACCCTTCTCAAGTGTTCTAGGCATCATTACTCTATTTCGGCACATCTCTGGGCTGTGGGAAACTCATTGATGCTCTCCAAGATCCCACCTGCCTACTACCATTATGAAGCCACTTTTCCTCAGGGCTTTGTCACTGGCAAAAAGACCTTCCCAGAAAGCAAATCTCCATTACCCTCTGTTCTCAcattactataagaactcaagaaaaggtttaaacacagaagaaaacattgttcaGAAGTtatgagtgtggggagggagggagaggggtatgcactaactagataaaaaaaaaaactagatagtagataagaatcatcttaggtgagggaagcacaacacaaaatacaggagaagtcacaacaactggactaaaccatagCTAAGAGATTTCCTGaaaacaaccaaacacttcaagggacagagtggctggggctggggtcttgggaccatggtttcaggggacatcttaatcaattggcataatgaagtgtattaagaaaatattctgcatcccactttggtgagtggcgtctggggtgttaaaacttgcatcagttggtcccaacccacttggagcaaagaagaatgaagaacaccaaagacacaaggaaaatattagcccaagagacataagGGTCActtaaaccagaggctccatcaacctgagaccggaagaactaaatggtgctggctaccaccaatggccaccctgacagggcacacaacagaaagtctctgatggagcaggagaaaggtgtggagcagaactcaaattcacgtaaaaagataagacttaatggtctgaatgagactgcaGGAATTTCCGAAGCCATGACCCCCCgaagctctgttaacccagaactaaaaccattcccgaagccc from Elephas maximus indicus isolate mEleMax1 chromosome 10, mEleMax1 primary haplotype, whole genome shotgun sequence includes:
- the LOC126083656 gene encoding olfactory receptor 49, which encodes MGNSTTVTEFVLLGLSDASELQMLLFLGFLLTYLLTLLGNLLIVVITLMDRRLHTAMYYFLSNLAVLEIWFTSVIFPKMLNNILTGSKTISLSGCFLQSFLYFFLGTTEFYLLAVMSFDRYVAICNPLRYATIMSKRVCVQLVLCSWMAGFLLIIVPSSITIQQPFCGPNIINHFFCDNFPVLKLICTDTSLIELLGFIAANFSLLGTLSVTATCYGHILYTILHIPSAKERQKAFSTCSSHITVVALVYGSCIFMYIRLGKGGQEVDRNKVVALLNTVVTPMVNPFIYTLRNKQVKQVLREKVSKLLS